In Phaseolus vulgaris cultivar G19833 chromosome 7, P. vulgaris v2.0, whole genome shotgun sequence, the genomic stretch tattACTCTAATAAATAACCTTAAATATGTTAACAAATTCAATTTgtttttaagaagaaaaatatgttgaacaatccttaaatgttttaaatgtttcaaTTTGATTTGTCTTTGATCAGACAATAAGCACAATTTCTGTATCTCTCCTAGCAGTGGAGACACTATCAGATATATCTCCTTTATTTTTCATTGGTCTATTACAGGTGAGACGccaaatatattgtttttattaaatactCAATCATAAAAttcctttaattttattaacacTTTCTGACTTTTAAAATGTTTCAGGTTCTGCTACCTTCCACGTTTATTGATCTTTATGTTAATGGCGTGAATCAATTGTGTGACTTTGAAATTGACAAGGTATGAAACTTactattgaaaataaataatttgaatccataataaattattattttatgtcttttaggcttttgtataatttccttaaaaaaaagtatgttaAGGACAAAATTATTGTGTAGTTTATCTAAAGttagttatttataaatatgtaaaaacTGTTCTATATCCTTTATTCAATATCTTTGTTTGGGTTATTATTCATCtatgttaagtttttttttttgcagataAACAAACCATTTCTTCCATTGCCATCTGGGGCATTTTCCTTTAGAACTGCTGTCATTATTAGTGCATCATCTGCAATCCTGGTTCTGCATATATTCGTCCCTTTTCTACAATAACATTTTTCAAGATGATCTTTGTTAATGGAGTAGAATGAGGCTtatgttttattctttttttttacagGGTTTCCTTACTATCTATATGATAGGTTCTTGGCCATTATTTTGGGGTCTTCTAGTATTCAGTTTTATATGGAGTGCTTATTCAATCAATGTGAGTTGTTTACTAGAGCCAATTTTTGTAAAGggttggaattttttttttaaatattcatttttattctaattattttttatcaataaaaaaataaatttcatctTCTTGTGATCGGTTTATTCGAATACTTTCATCCTATTAGCAGGCTTAAAACAAGTACATTTGGATGATATTGAAGTTAGAATTAAAAGAGCATTTCCATTAAATTCTTCTTCTTTACTTTTTACACCCCCTCGTCTCTTTTAGCTCAAGTTCTACCTCCTTTTGtgtgtttttatattttgatttaaccTTCGCCAATCTTTCCTCTCATTTTGTTGTCAACCATGAATCTCTTTGGTTAAGGAAAAGCAAATTGATAAACACTAGacataaaaaaagttttaataatatcgattaaaatttattattcaaatacaGATGAATTTGTTACACGAagataaatgaatattttttaacaaacccacaatttttttttttcgtgATAACATTATTTTGTAACTTTTCAGGGTCCCCTATTGAGATGGAAGAAAAGTCCACTGCTTGCGGCACTTTGCATCTTTTCTACTATGACTTTTATATTTCCCCTTTCATTTTTCTATCACATGAAGGTTAGTCCTATAACTAATTATGATTAGACCTTCAGTTTAGACTAAGTGTATTATCTTATATGCATCTAATAATAAGTAAGAGCAAATccttcccaagtctttagggttGGTGTCATTATGATTAACTATTTAAGTTCATAAacaaataacatatataatGAGATTTAAATGAGTATATATGGGTATATCTACCCTTTACCTTTCTTAATATATTTCATCGAAAAAACTAAGGAACGCTAAATGTTTTTaagagaaaagaacaagttgtaCTTCTAATTGCATGAGAAGAATGTAGTAAGACCCCGCTTGCATGAGAAGAATGTAGTAAGATTTCCTCATTTAGGATGTAGTGCTGATTTAattttatcagcaaataattaattaaataataagatACTTCAGAAATGTCTCAATCCTTGAACAAAAAATTAACACTTCTTCCATCATAGACATGATATCAAGGAGTTGCCGAACCATGACATCAAGGATGTAGTGCTTGTAATTTCCTCTTATGTTGGTGTGTGTTCAAATGTCAGTTTTTTTTTTGAGAAGATTCGTCTGAATTTTTCGATTGGAATATCTTTAAatacttaaatatatatttatttattttttattgataaaaaaaataatggaagAATGTTTTCTTTTACAGACTTTTGTGTTCAAGAGAGCAGCTGTCTTTCCGAAGCCACTGATGATTTCAGTTGCATTCATGAGCTTATACTCATTAGGTATAGCACTGTTCAAGGTAATGGTTTTATTCAATCTCAAACCATACATTTTTTACAACATAAAACTTTTTTGGTTCAATATGTTACTACTATATATAAAATCTTTAATTGGATATCTCTATAGGATATACCCGATATCGAAGGAGACAAAGCTTTTGGCGTAAAATCTTTTGCAACACGTTTAGGTCAAAAACGGGTATGTTGAATAAAACATATAAGCTAAGTTGGTTGTTGTGTCCTCTTATGATGTTCCTAACCAATCTTCCTCAGGTATTTGGGATCTGTGTTTCCATGTTTTTATCGGCTTTTGGAGTTGCCTCTGTCGCAGGATTATCATCTCCTTTCCTTTGGGTTAAAATTGTCACGGTAATATACTTGTTAATTACATCTATCTTTCTTCTacttacaaattatttattttattctaaacaAAAGTCAAATAATGTGTTAATACTAAACAATTTACATAGATACTTGTGTTATcactaaaattgttttttcttttctcgaataatttctttatttaattagGATTAAGggtctattatatatatatatataatattgataagTTTATTTTCGTgatatatgaatattattagttaattaatttaaaatttaaaatagttagtagttaaaattttgataattaatattatttatcaatttaaaaattattttataattttttattaataataaaaattacttatttggatttttttttattttatatagtttTGGCTTAAAACTTGAGACATGTTACAATATTTAGTTATATCTTTATGCTTTTACTATATGgattttgttgaattttttttgttggaCTACCTCGTGTACCTTTTTATATAAAGGTTgtagtatttttaaatatttttattattgataaaaaactactttaaatataaatagtttcttAATTTATAAAACAGTATATAActtaaacattataaattttaatttataagattAGGCCGTATTTAATGAGATCATTACAACTTTATAATCTTGAAAGTAGT encodes the following:
- the LOC137828446 gene encoding glycinol 4-dimethylallyltransferase-like; this translates as MDSMSLMSSPNVCSLTTGGNIWRSKHSTKSTSYASFVAPKASMQQRKNKIEYNLSRFQQPSMNNQFKSVEGGFIYKENDKKYIPKATNKESFDSRPKDIVASIKHFFVTLFWFSYPYTMIGRTISTISVSLLAVETLSDISPLFFIGLLQVLLPSTFIDLYVNGVNQLCDFEIDKINKPFLPLPSGAFSFRTAVIISASSAILGFLTIYMIGSWPLFWGLLVFSFIWSAYSINGPLLRWKKSPLLAALCIFSTMTFIFPLSFFYHMKTFVFKRAAVFPKPLMISVAFMSLYSLGIALFKDIPDIEGDKAFGVKSFATRLGQKRVFGICVSMFLSAFGVASVAGLSSPFLWVKIVTGVGYAVLGAIVGYRAKFVDLNDKASIRSYYMMIWQLLNVSYVLLPLIR